From a region of the Primulina eburnea isolate SZY01 chromosome 7, ASM2296580v1, whole genome shotgun sequence genome:
- the LOC140837138 gene encoding uncharacterized protein isoform X2: MGATYRDDEFGSNFSGISSADDRRFSKHVHDNVHGNIYLDPLSLKFIDTEQFQRLRDLKQLGLSYMVYPGAVHSRFEHSLGAYWLASEAISRLKTYQGLELGIDRFDIQTVKLAGLLHDVGHGPFSHTFEREFLPRVLNDLTWSHEEMSLKMIDYVVDEHNIDIESDSLKKVKEMITASENCTSKSFKEKLFLYDIVANGRNGIDVDKFDYIVRDSRACGLGCNFQFQRVLETMRVIDDEICYRAKEYLTIHKLFAARADLHRTVYTHAKVKAIELMFVDALTKANDILRISSYIHEPALYWKLDDSILKTIETSSCQDLKESRDLVLRIRRRDLYRFCNEFSVPKDKLDYFKNITPKDIVCSQNSSRQTIDEEDIVVSNVKIDLTQGKNNPLESISFFKDFESDEKFAVKDDRISHLLPTFYQDMIVRVYSKKPDLVEAVSEAFENFQVKTYGMKAQVHETPEKKKRKKILRYR; the protein is encoded by the exons ATGGGAGCTACGTACCGCGACGACGAATTCGGGAGCAACTTCTCCGGGATATCATCGGCCGACGATCGAAGGTTTTCGAAGCACGTCCACGATAATGTCCATGGCAACATATATCTCGATCCT CTCTCTTTGAAGTTTATTGACACGGAACAGTTTCAGAG ACTTCGTGATCTGAAGCAGCTAG GTTTGTCATACATGGTATATCCAGGAGCTGTGCACTCTAGGTTTGAGCACTCCCTTGGGGCTTATTGGCTAGCTAGTGAAGCCATAAGCAGATTGAAAACCTATCAA GGCTTGGAGCTTGGTATTGATCGGTTTGACATACAAACAGTAAAACTTGCAG GTTTACTCCACGATGTGGGTCATGGGCCATTCAGCCACACGTTTGAGCGCGAGTTTCTACCAAGGGTTCTCAATGACCTGACATG GTCTCATGAAGAGATGTCTCTGAAGATGATAGACTATGTTGTTGATGAACATAACATTGATATTGAATCAGATAGTCTTAAGAAAGTGAAG GAAATGATTACTGCCTCCGAGAATTGTACATCAAAA AGTTTCAAGGAAAAGCTTTTCTTGTACGACATTGTCGCTAATGGACGCAATGGCATTGATGTTGACAA GTTTGATTACATTGTCCGAGACTCCAGGGCCTGTGGTCTTGGCTGCAATTTTCAGTTTCAAAG GGTATTAGAAACCATGCGAGTGATTGATGATGAGATATGCTATCGTGCTAAGGAGT ATCTCACCATCCACAAACTATTTGCTGCTCGGGCAGATCTGCATCGCACAGTCTATACACATGCAAAAGTAAAG GCAATCGAACTCATGTTTGTTGATGCCCTGACAAAAGCAAATGATATTCTACGTATTTCATCCTACATTCACGAACCAGCTCTATACTGGAAG TTAGATGACTCAATATTGAAAACAATTGAAACTTCTTCCTGCCAAGATCTGAAGGAATCTCGAGATCTGGTCCTCCGCATCAGGAGAAGGGATCTTTATCGG TTTTGTAATGAGTTCTCTGTTCCGAAGGACAAGCTGGattactttaaaaatatcacTCCTAAAGATATAGTTTGTTCACAG AATTCCAGCAGGCAAACCATAGACGAGGAAGATATTGTGGTGAGCAATGTAAAAATAGATCTGACCCAAGGAAAAAATAATCCACTTGAAAG CATCAGCTTTTTCAAG GATTTTGAGAGCGATGAGAAATTTGCTGTTAAAGATGATCGGATCAGCCATTTGCTGCCCACATTTTATCAAGATATGATCGTGAGAGTTTACTCAAAGAAACCTGACCTG GTGGAGGCAGTATCTGAGGCCTTTGAAAATTTCCAGGTGAAGACTTATGGCATGAAGGCTCAAGTCCATGAAACTCCtgagaaaaagaaaaggaagaaGATCTTGAGGTATCGTTAG
- the LOC140837139 gene encoding uncharacterized protein isoform X1, with protein MEISLGRLSGGGSPWIRRQMQVLRSMLPPTSSHSLFIAHRSCSHGRSLSISRAVTCQSSPTSSGSKENSQIPMKGSKVLLKGMKYPELEKWVQSHGYRPAQAMMLWKRLYGNNLWVHNYEELEGLNKDFKRMLSEHADFKTLHLKDMLTASDGTKKILFTLEDGLVIETVVIPCRGGRNTVCVSSQVGCAMNCQFCYTGRMGLKRNLSVAEIVEQAVFARRLLSQEVGTITNIVFMGMGEPLHNIENVIKAADIMVDNQGLQFSPRKVTISTSGLVPQIRRVLKESNCALAVSLNATTDEVRNWVMPINRKYNLSLLLGTLREELSFKHDYKVLFEYVMLSGVNDSIDDAKRLIELVQGIPCKINLLSFNPHCGSQFKPTKEEKMIEFRNVLAEAGCVVFLRMSRGDDRMAACGQLGEPGEIQAPLFKVPAKFQAALEAVA; from the exons ATGGAGATTAGCCTCGGCCGCCTCAGCGGCGGCGGAAGCCCGTGGATTAGGCGACAGATGCAAGTTCTCCGTTCAATGCTCCCGCCTACATCCTCCCATTCGCTCTTTATTGCTCACCGTTCTTGTTCTCATGGCCGTTCTCTCTCAATCTCCCGGGCCGTCACATGTCAGTCCTCTCCCACTTCTTCAG GTTCTAAGGAGAACAGTCAAATCCCGATGAAGGGCTCCAAGGTTTTGTTAAAAGGGATGAAATATCCTGAACTTGAG AAATGGGTTCAGTCTCATGGCTATAGACCTGCTCAGGCCATGATGCTATGGAAACGCCTTTATGGAAATAATCTTTGGGTACACAACTATGAAGAATTAGAAG GTTTGAATAAGGATTTCAAGAGGATGTTGAGCGAACATGCAGATTTCAAGACATTGCATTTGAAGGATATGCTCACAGCATCGGATGGAACCAAGAAG ATTTTATTTACATTGGAAGATGGACTGGTGATAGAAACTGTTGTGATCCCTTGCCGTGGGGGCAGAAATACAGTGTGTGTTTCCAGTCAAGTGGGTTGCGCCATGAACTGCCAATTTTGTTACACTGGAAG AATGGGATTGAAAAGAAATTTGTCTGTAGCTGAGATAGTGGAGCAGGCTGTTTTTGCAAGGCGCTTGCTTTCACAGGAAGTAGGCACCATTACAAACATTGTATTTATG GGAATGGGCGAACCACTTCACAACATCGAGAATGTCATTAAAGCTGCAGACATTATGGTTGACAATCAAGGCCTTCAATTCAGTCCTCGTAAGGTTACCATTTCAACCAGCGGGCTAGTCCCTCAAATAAGACGTGTACTGAAAGAATCAAACTGTGCATTAGCTGTCAGCTTAAATGCTACAACAGATGAG GTTAGAAATTGGGTCATGCCGATAAACCGAAAGTATAACCTCAGCTTGCTTCTGGGCACCCTTCGAGAAGAGCTTAGTTTTAAACACGACTACAAGGTCTTGTTTGAATATGTAATGCTTTCTGGAGTAAATGACAG TATTGATGATGCAAAGAGATTAATCGAACTTGTCCAAGGTATTCCGTGCAAGATCAATCTCCTTTCTTTCAATCCTCATTGTGGATCACAGTTTAAGCCAACAAAAGAAGAGAAGATGATAGAGTTTCGAAATGTACTTGCTGAAGCGGGGTGCGTTGTTTTTTTAAGAATGAGTAGAGGCGATGATCGGATGGCTGCCTGCGGCCAGCTTGGCGAGCCGGGTGAAATCCAGGCCCCTTTGTTTAAAGTTCCAGCTAAATTTCAAGCTGCACTGGAGGCTGTAGCTTGA
- the LOC140837138 gene encoding uncharacterized protein isoform X1, with the protein MGATYRDDEFGSNFSGISSADDRRFSKHVHDNVHGNIYLDPLSLKFIDTEQFQRLRDLKQLGLSYMVYPGAVHSRFEHSLGAYWLASEAISRLKTYQGLELGIDRFDIQTVKLAGLLHDVGHGPFSHTFEREFLPRVLNDLTWSHEEMSLKMIDYVVDEHNIDIESDSLKKVKEMITASENCTSKSFKEKLFLYDIVANGRNGIDVDKFDYIVRDSRACGLGCNFQFQRVLETMRVIDDEICYRAKEYLTIHKLFAARADLHRTVYTHAKVKAIELMFVDALTKANDILRISSYIHEPALYWKLDDSILKTIETSSCQDLKESRDLVLRIRRRDLYRFCNEFSVPKDKLDYFKNITPKDIVCSQNSSRQTIDEEDIVVSNVKIDLTQGKNNPLERYYNQILQKIIADSFRRLTLAIVEITFPFLCSCAPFTSISFFKDFESDEKFAVKDDRISHLLPTFYQDMIVRVYSKKPDLVEAVSEAFENFQVKTYGMKAQVHETPEKKKRKKILRYR; encoded by the exons ATGGGAGCTACGTACCGCGACGACGAATTCGGGAGCAACTTCTCCGGGATATCATCGGCCGACGATCGAAGGTTTTCGAAGCACGTCCACGATAATGTCCATGGCAACATATATCTCGATCCT CTCTCTTTGAAGTTTATTGACACGGAACAGTTTCAGAG ACTTCGTGATCTGAAGCAGCTAG GTTTGTCATACATGGTATATCCAGGAGCTGTGCACTCTAGGTTTGAGCACTCCCTTGGGGCTTATTGGCTAGCTAGTGAAGCCATAAGCAGATTGAAAACCTATCAA GGCTTGGAGCTTGGTATTGATCGGTTTGACATACAAACAGTAAAACTTGCAG GTTTACTCCACGATGTGGGTCATGGGCCATTCAGCCACACGTTTGAGCGCGAGTTTCTACCAAGGGTTCTCAATGACCTGACATG GTCTCATGAAGAGATGTCTCTGAAGATGATAGACTATGTTGTTGATGAACATAACATTGATATTGAATCAGATAGTCTTAAGAAAGTGAAG GAAATGATTACTGCCTCCGAGAATTGTACATCAAAA AGTTTCAAGGAAAAGCTTTTCTTGTACGACATTGTCGCTAATGGACGCAATGGCATTGATGTTGACAA GTTTGATTACATTGTCCGAGACTCCAGGGCCTGTGGTCTTGGCTGCAATTTTCAGTTTCAAAG GGTATTAGAAACCATGCGAGTGATTGATGATGAGATATGCTATCGTGCTAAGGAGT ATCTCACCATCCACAAACTATTTGCTGCTCGGGCAGATCTGCATCGCACAGTCTATACACATGCAAAAGTAAAG GCAATCGAACTCATGTTTGTTGATGCCCTGACAAAAGCAAATGATATTCTACGTATTTCATCCTACATTCACGAACCAGCTCTATACTGGAAG TTAGATGACTCAATATTGAAAACAATTGAAACTTCTTCCTGCCAAGATCTGAAGGAATCTCGAGATCTGGTCCTCCGCATCAGGAGAAGGGATCTTTATCGG TTTTGTAATGAGTTCTCTGTTCCGAAGGACAAGCTGGattactttaaaaatatcacTCCTAAAGATATAGTTTGTTCACAG AATTCCAGCAGGCAAACCATAGACGAGGAAGATATTGTGGTGAGCAATGTAAAAATAGATCTGACCCAAGGAAAAAATAATCCACTTGAAAGGTACTATAATCAGATATTGCAAAAGATTATTGCTGACTCTTTCAGACGGTTAACTCTTGCGATCGTCGAAATAACTTTTCCTTTCCTTTGTTCCTGTGCTCCCTTCACCAGCATCAGCTTTTTCAAG GATTTTGAGAGCGATGAGAAATTTGCTGTTAAAGATGATCGGATCAGCCATTTGCTGCCCACATTTTATCAAGATATGATCGTGAGAGTTTACTCAAAGAAACCTGACCTG GTGGAGGCAGTATCTGAGGCCTTTGAAAATTTCCAGGTGAAGACTTATGGCATGAAGGCTCAAGTCCATGAAACTCCtgagaaaaagaaaaggaagaaGATCTTGAGGTATCGTTAG
- the LOC140837139 gene encoding uncharacterized protein isoform X2, whose amino-acid sequence MEISLGRLSGGGSPWIRRQMQVLRSMLPPTSSHSLFIAHRSCSHGRSLSISRAVTCSKENSQIPMKGSKVLLKGMKYPELEKWVQSHGYRPAQAMMLWKRLYGNNLWVHNYEELEGLNKDFKRMLSEHADFKTLHLKDMLTASDGTKKILFTLEDGLVIETVVIPCRGGRNTVCVSSQVGCAMNCQFCYTGRMGLKRNLSVAEIVEQAVFARRLLSQEVGTITNIVFMGMGEPLHNIENVIKAADIMVDNQGLQFSPRKVTISTSGLVPQIRRVLKESNCALAVSLNATTDEVRNWVMPINRKYNLSLLLGTLREELSFKHDYKVLFEYVMLSGVNDSIDDAKRLIELVQGIPCKINLLSFNPHCGSQFKPTKEEKMIEFRNVLAEAGCVVFLRMSRGDDRMAACGQLGEPGEIQAPLFKVPAKFQAALEAVA is encoded by the exons ATGGAGATTAGCCTCGGCCGCCTCAGCGGCGGCGGAAGCCCGTGGATTAGGCGACAGATGCAAGTTCTCCGTTCAATGCTCCCGCCTACATCCTCCCATTCGCTCTTTATTGCTCACCGTTCTTGTTCTCATGGCCGTTCTCTCTCAATCTCCCGGGCCGTCACAT GTTCTAAGGAGAACAGTCAAATCCCGATGAAGGGCTCCAAGGTTTTGTTAAAAGGGATGAAATATCCTGAACTTGAG AAATGGGTTCAGTCTCATGGCTATAGACCTGCTCAGGCCATGATGCTATGGAAACGCCTTTATGGAAATAATCTTTGGGTACACAACTATGAAGAATTAGAAG GTTTGAATAAGGATTTCAAGAGGATGTTGAGCGAACATGCAGATTTCAAGACATTGCATTTGAAGGATATGCTCACAGCATCGGATGGAACCAAGAAG ATTTTATTTACATTGGAAGATGGACTGGTGATAGAAACTGTTGTGATCCCTTGCCGTGGGGGCAGAAATACAGTGTGTGTTTCCAGTCAAGTGGGTTGCGCCATGAACTGCCAATTTTGTTACACTGGAAG AATGGGATTGAAAAGAAATTTGTCTGTAGCTGAGATAGTGGAGCAGGCTGTTTTTGCAAGGCGCTTGCTTTCACAGGAAGTAGGCACCATTACAAACATTGTATTTATG GGAATGGGCGAACCACTTCACAACATCGAGAATGTCATTAAAGCTGCAGACATTATGGTTGACAATCAAGGCCTTCAATTCAGTCCTCGTAAGGTTACCATTTCAACCAGCGGGCTAGTCCCTCAAATAAGACGTGTACTGAAAGAATCAAACTGTGCATTAGCTGTCAGCTTAAATGCTACAACAGATGAG GTTAGAAATTGGGTCATGCCGATAAACCGAAAGTATAACCTCAGCTTGCTTCTGGGCACCCTTCGAGAAGAGCTTAGTTTTAAACACGACTACAAGGTCTTGTTTGAATATGTAATGCTTTCTGGAGTAAATGACAG TATTGATGATGCAAAGAGATTAATCGAACTTGTCCAAGGTATTCCGTGCAAGATCAATCTCCTTTCTTTCAATCCTCATTGTGGATCACAGTTTAAGCCAACAAAAGAAGAGAAGATGATAGAGTTTCGAAATGTACTTGCTGAAGCGGGGTGCGTTGTTTTTTTAAGAATGAGTAGAGGCGATGATCGGATGGCTGCCTGCGGCCAGCTTGGCGAGCCGGGTGAAATCCAGGCCCCTTTGTTTAAAGTTCCAGCTAAATTTCAAGCTGCACTGGAGGCTGTAGCTTGA